The following proteins are encoded in a genomic region of Hippocampus zosterae strain Florida chromosome 2, ASM2543408v3, whole genome shotgun sequence:
- the LOC127595477 gene encoding small integral membrane protein 11-like, producing MINWKALDNVPVLLYILALKTLILCLGFAGVKIYQSKKAEAALKQQQAERRKLAQRTQELIDNLKED from the exons ATGATTAACTGGAAG GCTTTGGACAACGTACCCGTCCTCTTGTACATTTTAGCTCTGAAGACACTGATCCTATGTTTGGGCTTTGCTGGGGTGAAGATCTACCAGAGTAAGAAAGCAGAGGCAGCTCTCAAGCAGCAGCAGGCTGAGAGGAGGAAGTTGGCCCAGAGGACACAGGAGCTCATCGATAACTTAAAGGAAGACTGA
- the LOC127595437 gene encoding insulin receptor substrate 1-like isoform X1 → MKEIVDKHNRRAPDSEQMRMATISSCSDCQTPVSGGELGHHVGVKVTPFDSYKDFFCSSQTSVHLVSALVTYSGQRSDVVKQGYLGKFERSHRRYFVLRAGSHTGPSRLEWYKSQEKFAAMEKSSGKATLFGLSKQGVLYLRCCISVGRLSSFRKGHTVALYAQDQTMVLVADNPQDQETWYLSIMKMMEECRDDEDQACDDDDGYCTLPPAAFFKEVWPVSVNPRGLGRSKSLAGELHLCLTATSLILFRVGACTDFPSVTIPLLAVRRFGHLEGSFFLELGRSAPVGPGELWFEARDQAQHIHEVVRDTVRALRVLPDFNRSPTSNHNPLLVPKRCRPKYREKKKANVQTGPTQFQEPNTSEPQSPISLHSTELPEPDCYMDMRKQPSAGECCEGEGVGYMMMSPQVSRTSCVLPLDAYVTMSSPPKDLSASISSRGGVNRCSLLYPSHHQTNKGQLPLQFGSIHSTKECADTSGPMMPFGQTAPLRSSPHSSHLHAEERFAIRSRLASCLLSCLTTDPEH, encoded by the exons ATGAAGGAGATAGTCGACAAGCACAACAGAAGGGCTCCTGACTCGGAGCAAATGCGCATGGCAACCATTTCCTCCTGCAGTGACTGTCAGACCCCAGTAAGTGGTGGCGAGTTGGGCCATCACGTTGGTGTGAAGGTGACCCCTTTTGACTCGTATAAAGACTTTTTCTGCAGCAGCCAGACTTCCGTGCATCTCGTCAGTGCCCTCGTCACTTACTCAGGGCAGCGCAGCGATGTAGTCAAACAAGGTTACCTGGGCAAGTTCGAGCGGAGCCACAGAAGATATTTTGTCCTCAGAGCAGGAAGTCACACCGGACCGAGTCGACTTGAGTGGTACAAGTCCCAAGAAAAGTTTGCAGCAATGGAGAAGTCGTCTGGAAAAGCTACGTTGTTTGGGCTGAGCAAGCAAgg GGTACTTTATCTGAGGTGCTGTATTAGTGTGGGCCGCCTGAGTAGTTTCAGGAAAGGCCACACGGTGGCACTGTATGCTCAGGACCAGACGATGGTGCTGGTGGCCGACAACCCGCAAGATCAGGAAACGTGGTACTTGTCCATTATGAAAATGATGGAGGAGTGTCGAGATGATGAAGATCAGGCGTGTGATGATGACGATGGCTATTGCACTCTACCACCTGCGGCCTTCTTCAAAGAG GTTTGGCCTGTGTCGGTGAATCCACGAGGTCTGGGTCGCTCCAAGTCTCTGGCAGGTGAGCTTCACCTCTGCCTCACCGCGACCTCTCTCATCCTGTTCCGAGTGGGCGCGTGCACTGACTTCCCCTCGGTAACGATACCTTTACTTGCCGTCCGTCGCTTCGGCCATTTGGAGGGCTCCTTTTTCCTGGAGCTCGGCCGATCAGCACCGGTCGGTCCCGGAGAACTTTGGTTTGAAGCGAGAGACCAAG CACAGCACATTCACGAAGTGGTTCGGGACACTGTCAGAGCGCTGCGGGTGCTACCGGATTTCAACCGGTCCCCAACCTCCAACCACAATCCGCTCCTGGTCCCCAAACGCTGCAGACCCAAATacagagagaagaaaaaggcCAACGTCCAGACGGGCCCAACACAGTTCCAAGAGCCCAACACCTCAGAACCTCAATCTCCTATCAGCTTACATAGCACTGAATTGCCTGAGCCTGACTGCTACATGGACATGAGGAAGCAGCCCAGTGCTGGTGAATGCTGTGAGGGCGAGGGTGTCGGTTACATGATGATGTCACCGCAGGTCAGCCGCACTTCTTGTGTGTTGCCTCTGGACGCTTATGTTACTATGTCGAGCCCTCCAAAAGACTTGTCAGCCTCCATTTCATCTCGGGGTGGAGTTAACAG ATGTTCTCTTCTGTACCCATCCCATCATCAAACCAATAAGGGACAGCTACCGCTGCAGTTTGGATCCATTCACTCAACCAAAGAATGCGCCGATACCTCTGGACCAATGATGCCATTTGGCCAAACTGCACCGCTGCGATCTAGTCCCCACTCGAGCCACTTGCATGCAGAGGAACGGTTTGCCATTAGATCGCGACTCGCATCGTGTCTCCTATCGTGTCTGACGACTGATCCGGAACACTAG
- the LOC127595437 gene encoding uncharacterized protein LOC127595437 isoform X2, with the protein MKEIVDKHNRRAPDSEQMRMATISSCSDCQTPVSGGELGHHVGVKVTPFDSYKDFFCSSQTSVHLVSALVTYSGQRSDVVKQGYLGKFERSHRRYFVLRAGSHTGPSRLEWYKSQEKFAAMEKSSGKATLFGLSKQGVLYLRCCISVGRLSSFRKGHTVALYAQDQTMVLVADNPQDQETWYLSIMKMMEECRDDEDQACDDDDGYCTLPPAAFFKEVWPVSVNPRGLGRSKSLAAQHIHEVVRDTVRALRVLPDFNRSPTSNHNPLLVPKRCRPKYREKKKANVQTGPTQFQEPNTSEPQSPISLHSTELPEPDCYMDMRKQPSAGECCEGEGVGYMMMSPQVSRTSCVLPLDAYVTMSSPPKDLSASISSRGGVNRCSLLYPSHHQTNKGQLPLQFGSIHSTKECADTSGPMMPFGQTAPLRSSPHSSHLHAEERFAIRSRLASCLLSCLTTDPEH; encoded by the exons ATGAAGGAGATAGTCGACAAGCACAACAGAAGGGCTCCTGACTCGGAGCAAATGCGCATGGCAACCATTTCCTCCTGCAGTGACTGTCAGACCCCAGTAAGTGGTGGCGAGTTGGGCCATCACGTTGGTGTGAAGGTGACCCCTTTTGACTCGTATAAAGACTTTTTCTGCAGCAGCCAGACTTCCGTGCATCTCGTCAGTGCCCTCGTCACTTACTCAGGGCAGCGCAGCGATGTAGTCAAACAAGGTTACCTGGGCAAGTTCGAGCGGAGCCACAGAAGATATTTTGTCCTCAGAGCAGGAAGTCACACCGGACCGAGTCGACTTGAGTGGTACAAGTCCCAAGAAAAGTTTGCAGCAATGGAGAAGTCGTCTGGAAAAGCTACGTTGTTTGGGCTGAGCAAGCAAgg GGTACTTTATCTGAGGTGCTGTATTAGTGTGGGCCGCCTGAGTAGTTTCAGGAAAGGCCACACGGTGGCACTGTATGCTCAGGACCAGACGATGGTGCTGGTGGCCGACAACCCGCAAGATCAGGAAACGTGGTACTTGTCCATTATGAAAATGATGGAGGAGTGTCGAGATGATGAAGATCAGGCGTGTGATGATGACGATGGCTATTGCACTCTACCACCTGCGGCCTTCTTCAAAGAG GTTTGGCCTGTGTCGGTGAATCCACGAGGTCTGGGTCGCTCCAAGTCTCTGGCAG CACAGCACATTCACGAAGTGGTTCGGGACACTGTCAGAGCGCTGCGGGTGCTACCGGATTTCAACCGGTCCCCAACCTCCAACCACAATCCGCTCCTGGTCCCCAAACGCTGCAGACCCAAATacagagagaagaaaaaggcCAACGTCCAGACGGGCCCAACACAGTTCCAAGAGCCCAACACCTCAGAACCTCAATCTCCTATCAGCTTACATAGCACTGAATTGCCTGAGCCTGACTGCTACATGGACATGAGGAAGCAGCCCAGTGCTGGTGAATGCTGTGAGGGCGAGGGTGTCGGTTACATGATGATGTCACCGCAGGTCAGCCGCACTTCTTGTGTGTTGCCTCTGGACGCTTATGTTACTATGTCGAGCCCTCCAAAAGACTTGTCAGCCTCCATTTCATCTCGGGGTGGAGTTAACAG ATGTTCTCTTCTGTACCCATCCCATCATCAAACCAATAAGGGACAGCTACCGCTGCAGTTTGGATCCATTCACTCAACCAAAGAATGCGCCGATACCTCTGGACCAATGATGCCATTTGGCCAAACTGCACCGCTGCGATCTAGTCCCCACTCGAGCCACTTGCATGCAGAGGAACGGTTTGCCATTAGATCGCGACTCGCATCGTGTCTCCTATCGTGTCTGACGACTGATCCGGAACACTAG
- the LOC127595435 gene encoding cytochrome P450 4F3 — translation MSLLLRVFSQVFCWATLCQVLQVAAAGLVAIVTIWTTRLLLQHAWFTYRLSCFSKPHADSWLIGHLGKMQSTEEGLLQVDELVQTYKHSCSWFLGPFYHLVRLFHPDYVKPLLTAHATITVKDEFIYGHLRPWLGESLLISNGEAWYRRRRLLTPAFHFDILKNYIARFNTSADTMHDKWRHLVAEGSTTVEIFDHVTLMTLDSLLKCAFSYSSNCQESSSEYASAIVELSDQIIARRQNILHHWDWIYWKTQEGKRFKRALNIVHSFTSKVVQKRRTLLNQTDFTSTSQRKKDFVDIVLLSKDEDGRGLTDDQIAAEANTFMFAGHDTTASAICWTLYNLARHTHYQEKCRKEVLELMQGRERQEIEWEDLSKLPFTTMCIREALRLHSPVQAVTRKYTQDMPLPGNQTVPKGAICLISIYGTHHNPTVWTNPHEFDPYRFEPINQEGRSSHAFIPFSSGPRNCIGQKFALAELRVVVSLTLLRFHLTPGVNPELGSGEVRRLPQLVLRAEGGLWLQLEPLSPPNMDAVQMT, via the exons ATGTCTCTCCTCTTGCGCGTCTTTTCTCAAGTATTCTGCTGGGCAACCCTTTGTCAGGTTCTACAAGTGGCTGCTGCAGGACTGGTCGCCATAGTTACAATCTGGACCACCAGGTTGTTGCTTCAACATGCTTGGTTCACTTATAGGCTATCCTGTTTTAGCAAGCCTCATGCGGATTCTTGGCTGATAGGTCACCTGGGCAAG ATGCAGAGTACAGAGGAAGGTCTGCTCCAAGTGGATGAGTTAGTGCAGACATACAAACATTCCTGCAGCTGGTTCCTCGGGCCCTTCTATCATTTGGTCAGACTCTTCCATCCAGACTATGTCAAACCTCTGCTAACCGCACATG CCACTATTACAGTAAAGGATGAGTTCATCTATGGTCATCTCCGTCCATGGCTTG GGGAGAGTCTGTTGATCAGCAATGGGGAGGCGTGGTACCGCAGGAGGCGTCTTCTGACTCCCGCTTTTCATTTCGACATACTGAAGAACTACATTGCAAGATTTAACACTTCAGCAGACACCATGCAT GATAAGTGGCGTCATCTGGTGGCAGAAGGCAGCACAACGGTAGAGATATTTGACCACGTCACTCTAATGACATTGGACAGCTTACTGAAATGTGCCTTCAGCTACAGCAGCAACTGTCAGGA GTCAAGCAGTGAGTACGCGTCTGCCATTGTGGAGCTGAGTGATCAGATAATAGCACGGCGGCAAAATATTCTGCACCACTGGGACTGGATTTACTGGAAGACGCAAGAGGGAAAACGCTTTAAGAGGGCTTTAAACATTGTGCACAG TTTTACAAGCAAAGTAGTTCAGAAGCGCCGCACCCTCCTCAACCAGACTGATTTCACCTCGACATCTCAGAGGAAAAAGGATTTTGTGGACATCGTACTGCTGTCAAAG GACGAAGACGGACGAGGCTTAACCGATGACCAGATCGCAGCTGAGGCCAACACCTTCATGTTTGCGG GTCATGACACCACAGCCAGTGCCATTTGCTGGACGCTTTATAATTTAGCACGTCACACACACTACCAAGAAAAATGCAGGAAGGAGGTGTTGGAGCTCATGCAGGGGCGTGAAAGACAGGAAATCGAGTG GGAAGATCTGTCCAAGCTTCCCTTCACCACCATGTGCATCAGAGAGGCGCTGAGGTTACACTCGCCGGTCCAGGCCGTGACAAGGAAGTACACCCAAGACATGCCGTTACCTGGGAACCAGACCGTACCCAAAG GTGCCATCTGTTTAATCAGCATTTATGGGACACACCACAACCCTACTGTATGGACCAATCCACAT GAGTTTGATCCTTACCGTTTTGAACCAATCAACCAAGAGGGCCGCTCTTCCCACGCTTTTATTCCCTTCTCATCTGGCCCCAG AAACTGCATCGGTCAGAAATTTGCACTGGCGGAGCTTCGTGTTGTTGTTTCACTGACTTTGCTCAGGTTCCACTTGACACCAGGGGTGAACCCAGAACTTGGATCTGGTGAGGTTCGCCGTCTACCCCAGCTGGTGCTGAGGGCAGAGGGTGGCCTGTGGCTGCAGCTGGAACCTCTGAGCCCACCTAATATGGACGCAGTACAGATGACATGA